One window of the Dreissena polymorpha isolate Duluth1 chromosome 5, UMN_Dpol_1.0, whole genome shotgun sequence genome contains the following:
- the LOC127831376 gene encoding SCO-spondin-like isoform X4, with translation MLGQTTFLLLVSVAWAADVDGGTNSWLEWSTCSVSCGHGYHVRSRICDNPEQEGNGIKCIDSDHETKNCNMIHCPVDGFWGSWDAWNPCSVTCGVGIKFRKRHCDSPAPAYNGTDCVGSSLSFLQCQQVNCPIDGAWSPWGAFGACSSTCGYNAYKERNRTCSQPAPAYGGQDCNGTDINSTPCTFIDCKDGTWEEWAEWGACSATCGTTVKFRFRDCTFSARNGSCAGDEYMSGICSTPCPVDGAWSQWLPWAACTVTCETGVTNRTRLCSNPAPANGGKTCEGIKYETKSCTVTTTCPIDGEWGSWNAWSDCDKTCGDGVSFRLRKCDNPPPMYNGSLCAGKNIDIELCNSNTCSVDGGWSSWYPWSECSITCGNGTATRVRTCNNPKPVAGGAFCDGEYEEFKNCSINPDITNCTIDDGWGSWGSWGPWGGCIVTCGNGTMERMRECNNHRSHGEGKQCNGTSIDYHSCDSPTHCPMDGGWSSWHPWNECSITCGYGTATRVRTCNNPKPVAGGAFCDGEYEEFKNCSINPDITNCTIDDGWGSWGPWGGCQVSCGNGTMERMRVCNNHRSHGEGKQCSGTSIEYQPCDSPTHCPMDGGWSSWYPWSDCSITCGNGTATRVRTCNNPKPVAGGAFCDGEYEEFKNCSINPDITNCTIDDGWGFWGPWGGCQVTCGNGTMERMRVCNNHRSHGEGKQCSGTSIEYQPCDSPTHCPMDGGWSSWYPWSECSITCGNGTATRVRTCNNPKPVAGGAFCDGEYEEFKNCSINPDITNCTIDDGWGFWGPWGGCLVTCGNGTMERMRVCNNHRSHGEGKQCSGTSIEYHPCDSQTHCPMDGGWSSWYPWSECSITCGNGTATRVRTCNNPKPVAGGAFCDGEYEEFKNCSINPDIKNCTIDDGWGSWGPWGGCQVTCGNSTMERMRECSNPRPHGEGKQCSGTSIEYHPCDSPTHCPMDGGWSSWYPWSECSITCGNGTATRVRTCNNPKPVAGGAFCDGEYEEFKNCSINPDITNCTIDDGLGSWGPWGGCLVTCGNGTMERMRECKNHRSHGESNQCSGTSMEYHPCVSPTHCPMDGGWSSWYPWSECSITCGNGTATRVRTCNNPKPVAGGAFCVGEYEEFKNCSINPDITNCTSKSN, from the exons ATGCTCGGACAAACAACGTTCCTGCTGCTAGTTTCTGTGGCCTGGGCAGCAGACG TGGACGGCGGCACTAACTCGTGGCTGGAGTGGAGCACGTGCTCGGTCAGCTGTGGTCATGGTTACCACGTGCGCTCAAGGATCTGTGACAATCCGGAACAGGAAGGCAATGGGATCAAATGCATTGACAGCGACCATGAAACAAAAAACTGTAATATGATCCACTGCCCAG TTGACGGTTTTTGGGGATCCTGGGATGCCTGGAACCCGTGTTCGGTCACGTGTGGCGTGGGGATCAAGTTTCGAAAACGGCACTGCGACAGCCCAGCACCGGCCTACAACGGCACCGACTGTGTGGGATCCTCGCTTAGCTTTTTGCAATGCCAGCAAGTGAACTGTCCAA TCGATGGTGCCTGGTCCCCATGGGGAGCATTTGGAGCATGTAGCAGCACATGTGGTTACAATGCGTACAAGGAAAG GAACCGAACGTGCAGCCAACCGGCGCCTGCGTATGGTGGACAGGACTGCAACGGAACTGACATCAACAGCACTCCGTGCACGTTCATAGACTGTAAAG ATGGAACGTGGGAAGAGTGGGCGGAGTGGGGCGCGTGCAGTGCCACGTGCGGCACAACGGTGAAGTTCCGCTTCCGAGATTGCACATTCTCGGCGCGCAATGGCTCCTGTGCAGGCGACGAATACATGAGCGGAATTTGTTCCACCCCGTGCCCAG TGGACGGCGCCTGGTCTCAGTGGTTGCCATGGGCGGCATGTACAGTCACGTGTGAAACTGGAGTAACCAATCGAACTCGACTGTGCAGCAATCCCGCGCCTGCAAACGGAGGCAAGACGTGTGAAGGAATCAAATACGAAACGAAATCGTGCACTGTAACGACGACCTGTCCAA TTGACGGCGAATGGGGCTCATGGAACGCTTGGTCCGATTGTGACAAAACTTGTGGGGACGGGGTAAGTTTTCGGCTTAGGAAGTGTGACAACCCACCTCCCATGTACAACGGGTCACTCTGCGCTGGTAAAAATATCGACATCGAGCTGTGCAATTCAAACACATGCTCAG TGGACGGCGGCTGGTCCTCATGGTATCCATGGAGTGAGTGTTCGATCACATGTGGTAACGGTACCGCTACGAGAGTGCGTACGTGCAATAATCCGAAACCAGTAGCAGGCGGTGCGTTCTGCGACGGCGAATACGAGGAATTTAAAAACTGCAGCATCAACCCAGATATCACGAACTGCACGA TCGATGACGGCTGGGGTTCCTGGGGTTCCTGGGGACCTTGGGGCGGCTGCATAGTCACTTGTGGGAACGGCACCATGGAGCGCATGCGCGAGTGCAACAACCACCGGTCGCACGGCGAGGGCAAGCAGTGCAACGGCACGTCCATCGACTATCATTCCTGCGACTCTCCAACGCACTGCCCGA TGGACGGCGGCTGGTCCTCATGGCATCCATGGAATGAGTGTTCGATCACATGTGGTTACGGTACCGCTACGAGAGTGCGTACGTGCAATAATCCGAAACCAGTAGCAGGCGGTGCGTTCTGCGACGGCGAATACGAGGAATTTAAAAACTGCAGCATCAACCCAGATATCACGAACTGCACGA TCGATGACGGCTGGGGTTCCTGGGGACCTTGGGGCGGCTGCCAAGTCAGTTGTGGAAACGGCACCATGGAGCGCATGCGCGTGTGCAACAACCACCGGTCGCACGGCGAGGGCAAGCAGTGCAGCGGCACGTCCATCGAGTATCAACCCTGCGACTCTCCAACGCACTGCCCGA TGGACGGCGGCTGGTCCTCCTGGTATCCATGGAGTGACTGTTCGATCACATGTGGTAACGGTACCGCTACGAGAGTGCGTACGTGCAATAATCCGAAACCAGTAGCAGGCGGTGCGTTCTGCGACGGCGAATACGAGGAATTTAAAAACTGCAGCATCAACCCAGATATCACGAACTGCACGA TCGATGACGGCTGGGGTTTCTGGGGACCTTGGGGCGGCTGCCAAGTCACTTGTGGGAACGGCACCATGGAGCGCATGCGCGTGTGCAACAACCACCGGTCGCACGGCGAGGGCAAGCAGTGCAGCGGCACGTCAATCGAGTATCAACCCTGCGACTCTCCAACGCACTGCCCGA TGGACGGCGGCTGGTCCTCCTGGTATCCATGGAGTGAGTGTTCGATCACATGTGGTAACGGTACCGCAACGAGAGTGCGTACGTGCAATAATCCGAAACCAGTAGCAGGCGGTGCGTTCTGCGACGGCGAATACGAGGAATTTAAAAACTGCAGCATCAACCCAGATATCACGAACTGCACGA TCGATGACGGCTGGGGTTTCTGGGGACCTTGGGGCGGCTGCCTAGTCACTTGTGGAAACGGCACCATGGAGCGCATGCGCGTGTGCAACAACCACCGGTCGCACGGCGAGGGCAAGCAGTGCAGCGGCACGTCCATCGAGTATCATCCCTGCGACTCTCAAACGCACTGTCCGA TGGACGGCGGCTGGTCCTCCTGGTATCCATGGAGTGAGTGTTCGATCACATGTGGTAACGGTACCGCTACGAGAGTGCGTACGTGCAATAATCCGAAACCAGTAGCAGGCGGTGCGTTCTGCGACGGCGAATACGAGGAATTTAAAAACTGCAGCATCAACCCAGATATCAAAAACTGCACGA TCGATGACGGCTGGGGTTCCTGGGGACCTTGGGGCGGCTGCCAAGTCACTTGTGGGAACAGCACCATGGAGCGCATGCGCGAGTGCAGCAACCCCCGGCCGCACGGCGAGGGCAAGCAGTGCAGCGGCACTTCCATCGAGTATCATCCCTGCGACTCTCCAACGCACTGCCCGA TGGACGGCGGCTGGTCCTCCTGGTATCCATGGAGTGAGTGTTCGATCACATGTGGTAACGGTACCGCTACGAGAGTGCGTACGTGCAATAATCCGAAGCCAGTAGCAGGCGGTGCGTTCTGCGATGGCGAATACGAGGAATTTAAAAACTGCAGCATCAACCCAGATATCACGAACTGCACGA TCGATGACGGCTTGGGTTCCTGGGGACCTTGGGGCGGCTGCCTAGTCACTTGTGGGAACGGCACCATGGAGCGCATGCGCGAGTGCAAAAACCACCGGTCGCACGGCGAGAGCAATCAGTGCAGCGGCACGTCCATGGAGTATCATCCCTGCGTCTCTCCAACGCACTGCCCGA TGGACGGCGGCTGGTCCTCATGGTATCCATGGAGTGAGTGTTCGATCACATGTGGTAACGGTACTGCTACGAGAGTGCGTACGTGCAATAATCCGAAACCAGTAGCAGGCGGTGCGTTCTGCGTCGGCGAATACGAGGAATTTAAAAACTGCAGCATTAACCCAGATATCACAAACTGCACGAGCAAGTCAAACTGA
- the LOC127831376 gene encoding SCO-spondin-like isoform X3, translated as MLGQTTFLLLVSVAWAADVDGGTNSWLEWSTCSVSCGHGYHVRSRICDNPEQEGNGIKCIDSDHETKNCNMIHCPVDGFWGSWDAWNPCSVTCGVGIKFRKRHCDSPAPAYNGTDCVGSSLSFLQCQQVNCPIDGAWSPWGAFGACSSTCGYNAYKERNRTCSQPAPAYGGQDCNGTDINSTPCTFIDCKDGTWEEWAEWGACSATCGTTVKFRFRDCTFSARNGSCAGDEYMSGICSTPCPVDGAWSQWLPWAACTVTCETGVTNRTRLCSNPAPANGGKTCEGIKYETKSCTVTTTCPIDGEWGSWNAWSDCDKTCGDGVSFRLRKCDNPPPMYNGSLCAGKNIDIELCNSNTCSVDGGWSSWYPWSECSITCGNGTATRVRTCNNPKPVAGGAFCDGEYEEFKNCSINPDITNCTIDDGWGSWGSWGPWGGCIVTCGNGTMERMRECNNHRSHGEGKQCNGTSIDYHSCDSPTHCPMDGGWSSWHPWNECSITCGYGTATRVRTCNNPKPVAGGAFCDGEYEEFKNCSINPDITNCTIDDGWGSWGPWGGCQVSCGNGTMERMRVCNNHRSHGEGKQCSGTSIEYQPCDSPTHCPMDGGWSSWYPWSDCSITCGNGTATRVRTCNNPKPVAGGAFCDGEYEEFKNCSINPDITNCTIDDGWGFWGPWGGCQVTCGNGTMERMRVCNNHRSHGEGKQCSGTSIEYQPCDSPTHCPMDGGWSSWYPWSECSITCGNGTATRVRTCNNPKPVAGGAFCDGEYEEFKNCSINPDITNCTIDDGWGFWGPWGGCLVTCGNGTMERMRVCNNHRSHGEGKQCSGTSIEYHPCDSQTHCPMDGGWSSWYPWSECSITCGNGTATRVRTCNNPKPVAGGAFCDGEYEEFKNCSINPDIKNCTIDDGWGSWGPWGGCLVTCGNGTMERMRECNNHRSHGEGKQCSGTSIEYQPCDSPTHCPMDGGWSSWYPWSECSITCGNGTATRVRTCNNPKPVAGGAFCDGEYEEFKNCSINPDITNCTIDDGLGSWGPWGGCLVTCGNGTMERMRECKNHRSHGESNQCSGTSMEYHPCVSPTHCPMDGGWSSWYPWSECSITCGNGTATRVRTCNNPKPVAGGAFCVGEYEEFKNCSINPDITNCTSKSN; from the exons ATGCTCGGACAAACAACGTTCCTGCTGCTAGTTTCTGTGGCCTGGGCAGCAGACG TGGACGGCGGCACTAACTCGTGGCTGGAGTGGAGCACGTGCTCGGTCAGCTGTGGTCATGGTTACCACGTGCGCTCAAGGATCTGTGACAATCCGGAACAGGAAGGCAATGGGATCAAATGCATTGACAGCGACCATGAAACAAAAAACTGTAATATGATCCACTGCCCAG TTGACGGTTTTTGGGGATCCTGGGATGCCTGGAACCCGTGTTCGGTCACGTGTGGCGTGGGGATCAAGTTTCGAAAACGGCACTGCGACAGCCCAGCACCGGCCTACAACGGCACCGACTGTGTGGGATCCTCGCTTAGCTTTTTGCAATGCCAGCAAGTGAACTGTCCAA TCGATGGTGCCTGGTCCCCATGGGGAGCATTTGGAGCATGTAGCAGCACATGTGGTTACAATGCGTACAAGGAAAG GAACCGAACGTGCAGCCAACCGGCGCCTGCGTATGGTGGACAGGACTGCAACGGAACTGACATCAACAGCACTCCGTGCACGTTCATAGACTGTAAAG ATGGAACGTGGGAAGAGTGGGCGGAGTGGGGCGCGTGCAGTGCCACGTGCGGCACAACGGTGAAGTTCCGCTTCCGAGATTGCACATTCTCGGCGCGCAATGGCTCCTGTGCAGGCGACGAATACATGAGCGGAATTTGTTCCACCCCGTGCCCAG TGGACGGCGCCTGGTCTCAGTGGTTGCCATGGGCGGCATGTACAGTCACGTGTGAAACTGGAGTAACCAATCGAACTCGACTGTGCAGCAATCCCGCGCCTGCAAACGGAGGCAAGACGTGTGAAGGAATCAAATACGAAACGAAATCGTGCACTGTAACGACGACCTGTCCAA TTGACGGCGAATGGGGCTCATGGAACGCTTGGTCCGATTGTGACAAAACTTGTGGGGACGGGGTAAGTTTTCGGCTTAGGAAGTGTGACAACCCACCTCCCATGTACAACGGGTCACTCTGCGCTGGTAAAAATATCGACATCGAGCTGTGCAATTCAAACACATGCTCAG TGGACGGCGGCTGGTCCTCATGGTATCCATGGAGTGAGTGTTCGATCACATGTGGTAACGGTACCGCTACGAGAGTGCGTACGTGCAATAATCCGAAACCAGTAGCAGGCGGTGCGTTCTGCGACGGCGAATACGAGGAATTTAAAAACTGCAGCATCAACCCAGATATCACGAACTGCACGA TCGATGACGGCTGGGGTTCCTGGGGTTCCTGGGGACCTTGGGGCGGCTGCATAGTCACTTGTGGGAACGGCACCATGGAGCGCATGCGCGAGTGCAACAACCACCGGTCGCACGGCGAGGGCAAGCAGTGCAACGGCACGTCCATCGACTATCATTCCTGCGACTCTCCAACGCACTGCCCGA TGGACGGCGGCTGGTCCTCATGGCATCCATGGAATGAGTGTTCGATCACATGTGGTTACGGTACCGCTACGAGAGTGCGTACGTGCAATAATCCGAAACCAGTAGCAGGCGGTGCGTTCTGCGACGGCGAATACGAGGAATTTAAAAACTGCAGCATCAACCCAGATATCACGAACTGCACGA TCGATGACGGCTGGGGTTCCTGGGGACCTTGGGGCGGCTGCCAAGTCAGTTGTGGAAACGGCACCATGGAGCGCATGCGCGTGTGCAACAACCACCGGTCGCACGGCGAGGGCAAGCAGTGCAGCGGCACGTCCATCGAGTATCAACCCTGCGACTCTCCAACGCACTGCCCGA TGGACGGCGGCTGGTCCTCCTGGTATCCATGGAGTGACTGTTCGATCACATGTGGTAACGGTACCGCTACGAGAGTGCGTACGTGCAATAATCCGAAACCAGTAGCAGGCGGTGCGTTCTGCGACGGCGAATACGAGGAATTTAAAAACTGCAGCATCAACCCAGATATCACGAACTGCACGA TCGATGACGGCTGGGGTTTCTGGGGACCTTGGGGCGGCTGCCAAGTCACTTGTGGGAACGGCACCATGGAGCGCATGCGCGTGTGCAACAACCACCGGTCGCACGGCGAGGGCAAGCAGTGCAGCGGCACGTCAATCGAGTATCAACCCTGCGACTCTCCAACGCACTGCCCGA TGGACGGCGGCTGGTCCTCCTGGTATCCATGGAGTGAGTGTTCGATCACATGTGGTAACGGTACCGCAACGAGAGTGCGTACGTGCAATAATCCGAAACCAGTAGCAGGCGGTGCGTTCTGCGACGGCGAATACGAGGAATTTAAAAACTGCAGCATCAACCCAGATATCACGAACTGCACGA TCGATGACGGCTGGGGTTTCTGGGGACCTTGGGGCGGCTGCCTAGTCACTTGTGGAAACGGCACCATGGAGCGCATGCGCGTGTGCAACAACCACCGGTCGCACGGCGAGGGCAAGCAGTGCAGCGGCACGTCCATCGAGTATCATCCCTGCGACTCTCAAACGCACTGTCCGA TGGACGGCGGCTGGTCCTCCTGGTATCCATGGAGTGAGTGTTCGATCACATGTGGTAACGGTACCGCTACGAGAGTGCGTACGTGCAATAATCCGAAACCAGTAGCAGGCGGTGCGTTCTGCGACGGCGAATACGAGGAATTTAAAAACTGCAGCATCAACCCAGATATCAAAAACTGCACGA TCGATGACGGCTGGGGTTCCTGGGGACCTTGGGGCGGCTGCCTAGTCACTTGTGGGAACGGCACCATGGAGCGCATGCGCGAGTGCAACAACCACCGTTCGCACGGCGAGGGCAAGCAGTGCAGCGGCACGTCCATCGAGTATCAACCCTGCGACTCTCCAACGCACTGCCCGA TGGACGGCGGCTGGTCCTCCTGGTATCCATGGAGTGAGTGTTCGATCACATGTGGTAACGGTACCGCTACGAGAGTGCGTACGTGCAATAATCCGAAGCCAGTAGCAGGCGGTGCGTTCTGCGATGGCGAATACGAGGAATTTAAAAACTGCAGCATCAACCCAGATATCACGAACTGCACGA TCGATGACGGCTTGGGTTCCTGGGGACCTTGGGGCGGCTGCCTAGTCACTTGTGGGAACGGCACCATGGAGCGCATGCGCGAGTGCAAAAACCACCGGTCGCACGGCGAGAGCAATCAGTGCAGCGGCACGTCCATGGAGTATCATCCCTGCGTCTCTCCAACGCACTGCCCGA TGGACGGCGGCTGGTCCTCATGGTATCCATGGAGTGAGTGTTCGATCACATGTGGTAACGGTACTGCTACGAGAGTGCGTACGTGCAATAATCCGAAACCAGTAGCAGGCGGTGCGTTCTGCGTCGGCGAATACGAGGAATTTAAAAACTGCAGCATTAACCCAGATATCACAAACTGCACGAGCAAGTCAAACTGA
- the LOC127831376 gene encoding SCO-spondin-like isoform X7, whose translation MLGQTTFLLLVSVAWAADVDGGTNSWLEWSTCSVSCGHGYHVRSRICDNPEQEGNGIKCIDSDHETKNCNMIHCPVDGFWGSWDAWNPCSVTCGVGIKFRKRHCDSPAPAYNGTDCVGSSLSFLQCQQVNCPIDGAWSPWGAFGACSSTCGYNAYKERNRTCSQPAPAYGGQDCNGTDINSTPCTFIDCKDGTWEEWAEWGACSATCGTTVKFRFRDCTFSARNGSCAGDEYMSGICSTPCPVDGAWSQWLPWAACTVTCETGVTNRTRLCSNPAPANGGKTCEGIKYETKSCTVTTTCPIDGEWGSWNAWSDCDKTCGDGVSFRLRKCDNPPPMYNGSLCAGKNIDIELCNSNTCSVDGGWSSWYPWSECSITCGNGTATRVRTCNNPKPVAGGAFCDGEYEEFKNCSINPDITNCTIDDGWGSWGSWGPWGGCIVTCGNGTMERMRECNNHRSHGEGKQCNGTSIDYHSCDSPTHCPMDGGWSSWHPWNECSITCGYGTATRVRTCNNPKPVAGGAFCDGEYEEFKNCSINPDITNCTIDDGWGSWGPWGGCQVSCGNGTMERMRVCNNHRSHGEGKQCSGTSIEYQPCDSPTHCPMDGGWSSWYPWSDCSITCGNGTATRVRTCNNPKPVAGGAFCDGEYEEFKNCSINPDITNCTIDDGWGFWGPWGGCQVTCGNGTMERMRVCNNHRSHGEGKQCSGTSIEYQPCDSPTHCPMDGGWSSWYPWSECSITCGNGTATRVRTCNNPKPVAGGAFCDGEYEEFKNCSINPDITNCTIDDGWGFWGPWGGCLVTCGNGTMERMRVCNNHRSHGEGKQCSGTSIEYHPCDSQTHCPMDGGWSSWYPWSECSITCGNGTATRVRTCNNPKPVAGGAFCDGEYEEFKNCSINPDIKNCTIDDGWGSWGPWGGCLVTCGNGTMERMRECNNHRSHGEGKQCSGTSIEYQPCDSPTHCPMDGGWSSWYPWSECSITCGNGTATRVRTCNNPKPVAGGAFCDGEYEELKNCIINPDITNCTIDDGLGSWGPWGGCLVTCGNGTMERMRECKNHRSHGESNQCSGTSMEYHPCVSPTHCPMDGGWSSWYPWSECSITCGNGTATRVRTCNNPKPVAGGAFCVGEYEEFKNCSINPDITNCTSKSN comes from the exons ATGCTCGGACAAACAACGTTCCTGCTGCTAGTTTCTGTGGCCTGGGCAGCAGACG TGGACGGCGGCACTAACTCGTGGCTGGAGTGGAGCACGTGCTCGGTCAGCTGTGGTCATGGTTACCACGTGCGCTCAAGGATCTGTGACAATCCGGAACAGGAAGGCAATGGGATCAAATGCATTGACAGCGACCATGAAACAAAAAACTGTAATATGATCCACTGCCCAG TTGACGGTTTTTGGGGATCCTGGGATGCCTGGAACCCGTGTTCGGTCACGTGTGGCGTGGGGATCAAGTTTCGAAAACGGCACTGCGACAGCCCAGCACCGGCCTACAACGGCACCGACTGTGTGGGATCCTCGCTTAGCTTTTTGCAATGCCAGCAAGTGAACTGTCCAA TCGATGGTGCCTGGTCCCCATGGGGAGCATTTGGAGCATGTAGCAGCACATGTGGTTACAATGCGTACAAGGAAAG GAACCGAACGTGCAGCCAACCGGCGCCTGCGTATGGTGGACAGGACTGCAACGGAACTGACATCAACAGCACTCCGTGCACGTTCATAGACTGTAAAG ATGGAACGTGGGAAGAGTGGGCGGAGTGGGGCGCGTGCAGTGCCACGTGCGGCACAACGGTGAAGTTCCGCTTCCGAGATTGCACATTCTCGGCGCGCAATGGCTCCTGTGCAGGCGACGAATACATGAGCGGAATTTGTTCCACCCCGTGCCCAG TGGACGGCGCCTGGTCTCAGTGGTTGCCATGGGCGGCATGTACAGTCACGTGTGAAACTGGAGTAACCAATCGAACTCGACTGTGCAGCAATCCCGCGCCTGCAAACGGAGGCAAGACGTGTGAAGGAATCAAATACGAAACGAAATCGTGCACTGTAACGACGACCTGTCCAA TTGACGGCGAATGGGGCTCATGGAACGCTTGGTCCGATTGTGACAAAACTTGTGGGGACGGGGTAAGTTTTCGGCTTAGGAAGTGTGACAACCCACCTCCCATGTACAACGGGTCACTCTGCGCTGGTAAAAATATCGACATCGAGCTGTGCAATTCAAACACATGCTCAG TGGACGGCGGCTGGTCCTCATGGTATCCATGGAGTGAGTGTTCGATCACATGTGGTAACGGTACCGCTACGAGAGTGCGTACGTGCAATAATCCGAAACCAGTAGCAGGCGGTGCGTTCTGCGACGGCGAATACGAGGAATTTAAAAACTGCAGCATCAACCCAGATATCACGAACTGCACGA TCGATGACGGCTGGGGTTCCTGGGGTTCCTGGGGACCTTGGGGCGGCTGCATAGTCACTTGTGGGAACGGCACCATGGAGCGCATGCGCGAGTGCAACAACCACCGGTCGCACGGCGAGGGCAAGCAGTGCAACGGCACGTCCATCGACTATCATTCCTGCGACTCTCCAACGCACTGCCCGA TGGACGGCGGCTGGTCCTCATGGCATCCATGGAATGAGTGTTCGATCACATGTGGTTACGGTACCGCTACGAGAGTGCGTACGTGCAATAATCCGAAACCAGTAGCAGGCGGTGCGTTCTGCGACGGCGAATACGAGGAATTTAAAAACTGCAGCATCAACCCAGATATCACGAACTGCACGA TCGATGACGGCTGGGGTTCCTGGGGACCTTGGGGCGGCTGCCAAGTCAGTTGTGGAAACGGCACCATGGAGCGCATGCGCGTGTGCAACAACCACCGGTCGCACGGCGAGGGCAAGCAGTGCAGCGGCACGTCCATCGAGTATCAACCCTGCGACTCTCCAACGCACTGCCCGA TGGACGGCGGCTGGTCCTCCTGGTATCCATGGAGTGACTGTTCGATCACATGTGGTAACGGTACCGCTACGAGAGTGCGTACGTGCAATAATCCGAAACCAGTAGCAGGCGGTGCGTTCTGCGACGGCGAATACGAGGAATTTAAAAACTGCAGCATCAACCCAGATATCACGAACTGCACGA TCGATGACGGCTGGGGTTTCTGGGGACCTTGGGGCGGCTGCCAAGTCACTTGTGGGAACGGCACCATGGAGCGCATGCGCGTGTGCAACAACCACCGGTCGCACGGCGAGGGCAAGCAGTGCAGCGGCACGTCAATCGAGTATCAACCCTGCGACTCTCCAACGCACTGCCCGA TGGACGGCGGCTGGTCCTCCTGGTATCCATGGAGTGAGTGTTCGATCACATGTGGTAACGGTACCGCAACGAGAGTGCGTACGTGCAATAATCCGAAACCAGTAGCAGGCGGTGCGTTCTGCGACGGCGAATACGAGGAATTTAAAAACTGCAGCATCAACCCAGATATCACGAACTGCACGA TCGATGACGGCTGGGGTTTCTGGGGACCTTGGGGCGGCTGCCTAGTCACTTGTGGAAACGGCACCATGGAGCGCATGCGCGTGTGCAACAACCACCGGTCGCACGGCGAGGGCAAGCAGTGCAGCGGCACGTCCATCGAGTATCATCCCTGCGACTCTCAAACGCACTGTCCGA TGGACGGCGGCTGGTCCTCCTGGTATCCATGGAGTGAGTGTTCGATCACATGTGGTAACGGTACCGCTACGAGAGTGCGTACGTGCAATAATCCGAAACCAGTAGCAGGCGGTGCGTTCTGCGACGGCGAATACGAGGAATTTAAAAACTGCAGCATCAACCCAGATATCAAAAACTGCACGA TCGATGACGGCTGGGGTTCCTGGGGACCTTGGGGCGGCTGCCTAGTCACTTGTGGGAACGGCACCATGGAGCGCATGCGCGAGTGCAACAACCACCGTTCGCACGGCGAGGGCAAGCAGTGCAGCGGCACGTCCATCGAGTATCAACCCTGCGACTCTCCAACGCACTGCCCGA TGGACGGCGGCTGGTCCTCATGGTATCCATGGAGTGAGTGTTCGATCACATGTGGTAACGGTACCGCTACGAGAGTGCGTACGTGCAATAATCCGAAACCAGTAGCAGGCGGTGCGTTCTGCGACGGCGAATACGAGGAATTAAAAAACTGCATCATCAACCCAGATATCACGAACTGCACGA TCGATGACGGCTTGGGTTCCTGGGGACCTTGGGGCGGCTGCCTAGTCACTTGTGGGAACGGCACCATGGAGCGCATGCGCGAGTGCAAAAACCACCGGTCGCACGGCGAGAGCAATCAGTGCAGCGGCACGTCCATGGAGTATCATCCCTGCGTCTCTCCAACGCACTGCCCGA TGGACGGCGGCTGGTCCTCATGGTATCCATGGAGTGAGTGTTCGATCACATGTGGTAACGGTACTGCTACGAGAGTGCGTACGTGCAATAATCCGAAACCAGTAGCAGGCGGTGCGTTCTGCGTCGGCGAATACGAGGAATTTAAAAACTGCAGCATTAACCCAGATATCACAAACTGCACGAGCAAGTCAAACTGA